A window from Schistosoma haematobium chromosome 3, whole genome shotgun sequence encodes these proteins:
- the PTRH2 gene encoding Peptidyl-tRNA hydrolase protein 2, mitochondrial (EggNog:ENOG410VBK4~COG:S) produces the protein MDLTVLTSIVSGGIGVFVGWCIFRRLGSNVSLASKLTHYKPVPGKMKLVLIVRSDLKMGCGKIAAQCSHAAVSCYEEIIERNPGILKAWEEQGQPKIVLKVDNYEEMLELSHKAESLGLVNSIIHDAGHTQVPKGTATVLGIGPALASEINLVSGDLKLLS, from the exons ATGGATCTAACTGTCCTTACTTCCATTGTGTCGGGGGGCATTGGTGTTTTCGTTGGCTGGTGTATCTTTCGTCGGCTTGGTAGCAAT GTCAGTCTAGCATCAAAACTGACTCATTACAAGCCTGTTCCTGGTAAAATGAAACTAGTGTTAATAGTACGGTCTGATCTTAAAATGGGTTGTGGAAAGATTGCTGCTCAG TGTTCTCATGCTGCTGTTTCTTGTTATGAAGAGATTATTGAGAGAAATCCCGGTATTTTAAAGGCATGGGAAGAACAAGGACAACCAAAAATCGTACTTAAAGTCGACAACTATGAAGAAAT GCTTGAACTATCCCACAAAGCCGAGTCATTGGGCCTTGTTAATTCAATTATACATGATGCTGGCCATACACAAGTTCCTAAAGGCACCGCAACTGTTCTTGGGATAGGACCGG CTTTAGCTTCTGAAATAAACCTTGTTTCCGGTGATTTAAAGCTGCTCTCTTAA